In a genomic window of Coprococcus eutactus:
- a CDS encoding transglutaminase domain-containing protein, whose protein sequence is MRKKRKSYIAVTGSIRSEWLRGLSRKICIGALAFSAAVVLLTGGKVGAYASDQTRVSSDESQVTVGYDDLDDTLQKGGLGVVVEQQDGAASLASTYDATALEKRIVEGIKAWQTSIDVSELGLTRDDIDNGAVKSIINSHPEFISLSGGYTYWTSGSSITKIQFTYLTNAKEEQQELDAALQEVKSKIDTSGMSDEEIVLAYHEYLTSTVAYAYEDYFNGTIAANHGYDMYGALVKHSCVCQGYAETMFYLLREAGLSCAIASSENINHAWNIVKIHGKWYHIDATWDDPVWDMPGRSYHDYFLVSFDTMNKNTLINHTKDRTDMVVSAQWGDTYTTAVDTTYESGKFWNGIEKAIFYKDGYWYSISEGSSKTSFNINKYQYSTNINKVLYSGTAKWTTPSGGYYPGVYSSIYLRGDNLYFTTPDSLNKIDITSTNVNPTELINIRTQYNSSTGNNLYAFGEQYGKLVYFITDSPNIKKTKDSSNSSKYNKEYAEYTFEMCISHKWDAGVVTKEPTYTSTGTKKYTCTNCGETKTETIAKLVCTSHVWDSGKIVTAPTYKTEGTKKYTCKNCGTTKTETIAKLVCTSHVWDAGVVIKEPTYTSTGTKKYTCKNCGTTKTETIAKLVCTSHVWDGGKVVTAPTYKTEGTKKYTCKNCGETKTETIAKLVCTSHVWDAGVVTKKPTYTSAGTKEYTCVNCGTTKTSSIAMLKLSKVTVKTAVYSTGIKISWTSEKNASGYYIYRKSGKGQYALLKKVTGVNTLAFNDTKVTSGVIYTYKVQAYKGTVVGAGTEASRCFVGTAKAKTANESTGIKLSWNKVGGARSYKIYKRIGTGKYTCIKTASSTTFTYLDKAVKAGTIYTYAVKPYIGRTAGTYVASKYVCLRPVTAKVSAARNGVTVRWTKTAGATSYRVYRKTAGGKYALVKKIGGANALSWTDTNTAKGKTYYYYVRAFKGNYYSAASKAVNVKR, encoded by the coding sequence ATGAGAAAAAAGAGGAAATCATATATAGCGGTGACAGGCAGTATAAGGTCTGAGTGGTTAAGGGGACTGAGCAGAAAAATCTGTATCGGTGCCTTGGCATTTTCGGCGGCGGTTGTGCTATTGACAGGCGGTAAAGTGGGAGCATATGCATCTGATCAGACACGGGTAAGTTCAGATGAGAGTCAGGTTACGGTAGGGTATGATGATCTGGACGACACTTTGCAGAAAGGCGGACTTGGCGTTGTCGTTGAGCAGCAGGATGGTGCGGCTTCACTGGCATCTACATATGATGCAACAGCACTTGAGAAGCGTATTGTTGAAGGAATCAAGGCGTGGCAGACGAGTATAGATGTATCGGAACTTGGCCTTACGAGAGACGATATTGATAACGGGGCAGTAAAATCTATTATCAATTCTCATCCCGAGTTTATCAGTCTGTCGGGAGGCTATACATATTGGACTTCTGGCTCTTCAATCACCAAAATACAATTTACATATTTGACAAATGCAAAGGAGGAGCAGCAGGAGCTTGATGCTGCACTTCAGGAAGTCAAGAGTAAGATAGATACCAGTGGAATGAGCGATGAAGAGATAGTACTTGCATATCATGAGTATCTCACATCCACAGTTGCATATGCATATGAGGATTATTTCAATGGAACGATCGCTGCAAATCACGGGTACGATATGTATGGAGCTTTGGTTAAACATAGTTGTGTGTGTCAGGGATATGCCGAGACTATGTTTTATCTGCTAAGAGAGGCTGGTCTTTCATGTGCAATCGCATCAAGTGAAAATATCAATCACGCATGGAACATAGTTAAGATACATGGAAAATGGTATCACATAGATGCAACTTGGGACGATCCGGTGTGGGATATGCCTGGAAGATCATATCATGATTATTTCCTTGTCAGCTTTGATACAATGAATAAGAATACACTCATCAACCATACTAAGGACAGAACGGATATGGTTGTCAGCGCACAGTGGGGAGATACATATACGACAGCGGTGGACACCACTTATGAGAGTGGTAAGTTCTGGAATGGTATTGAGAAAGCTATTTTTTATAAAGACGGTTATTGGTACAGCATAAGTGAGGGTAGTTCGAAAACATCATTTAACATAAATAAGTACCAGTATTCGACTAACATAAACAAGGTTTTGTATTCGGGCACTGCAAAATGGACAACTCCGAGTGGTGGGTATTATCCTGGTGTTTATAGTTCAATATATCTCCGAGGTGATAATTTATATTTTACGACTCCGGATAGCTTGAACAAGATAGATATAACATCGACAAATGTAAATCCTACAGAGCTTATAAATATACGAACACAGTATAATAGTTCAACAGGAAATAATTTATATGCGTTTGGAGAACAGTATGGTAAGCTGGTGTATTTTATTACAGATTCTCCTAATATAAAGAAAACTAAGGATTCAAGCAATTCAAGCAAGTATAACAAGGAGTATGCCGAGTATACATTCGAGATGTGCATAAGCCACAAGTGGGATGCTGGAGTGGTGACAAAGGAGCCGACCTACACAAGTACAGGAACCAAGAAGTACACCTGTACAAACTGCGGTGAAACCAAGACCGAGACGATAGCCAAACTTGTATGTACGAGCCACGTGTGGGATAGCGGCAAGATTGTGACAGCGCCGACATACAAGACAGAGGGAACCAAGAAGTACACGTGTAAGAATTGCGGAACAACCAAGACCGAAACGATAGCCAAGCTGGTATGTACGAGCCACGTATGGGATGCTGGAGTAGTGATAAAGGAGCCAACTTACACGAGTACAGGAACCAAGAAATACACCTGTAAAAACTGTGGAACAACCAAGACCGAAACGATAGCCAAGCTGGTATGTACGAGCCACGTGTGGGATGGTGGCAAGGTTGTGACAGCGCCGACATACAAGACAGAGGGAACCAAGAAGTACACGTGTAAGAATTGCGGTGAGACCAAGACCGAAACGATAGCCAAACTGGTATGTACGAGCCACGTATGGGATGCCGGAGTAGTGACGAAGAAGCCAACCTACACAAGCGCGGGTACAAAGGAATACACATGTGTCAATTGTGGAACCACAAAGACGAGCTCGATCGCCATGCTGAAGCTGAGCAAGGTTACAGTAAAAACAGCCGTATACTCCACGGGAATAAAGATCTCATGGACATCAGAGAAAAATGCATCCGGATACTATATATACAGAAAGTCCGGAAAGGGACAGTATGCGCTGTTGAAGAAGGTTACCGGGGTTAACACCCTTGCTTTTAATGACACGAAGGTTACAAGTGGAGTGATATATACATACAAGGTTCAGGCATACAAAGGAACCGTGGTAGGTGCCGGAACGGAAGCAAGCAGATGCTTCGTTGGAACGGCAAAGGCAAAAACAGCAAATGAATCCACAGGTATAAAGCTTTCATGGAACAAAGTGGGAGGCGCAAGGTCTTATAAGATATATAAAAGGATCGGAACTGGAAAGTACACCTGTATCAAGACTGCGTCATCCACTACATTCACATATCTTGATAAGGCGGTGAAAGCGGGAACAATATACACATATGCTGTAAAGCCTTACATTGGAAGGACAGCGGGCACGTACGTCGCATCGAAATATGTGTGTCTTAGACCTGTCACAGCCAAAGTGAGTGCAGCCAGAAACGGTGTTACAGTTAGGTGGACGAAAACGGCAGGTGCTACATCCTACCGTGTATACAGAAAGACGGCCGGCGGCAAATATGCTTTGGTGAAAAAAATCGGCGGTGCAAATGCTCTCAGCTGGACAGACACGAATACCGCTAAGGGAAAGACATATTATTACTATGTGAGAGCATTTAAGGGAAATTATTACAGTGCCGCCTCTAAAGCAGTAAATGTAAAGCGTTAA
- a CDS encoding helix-turn-helix transcriptional regulator, whose protein sequence is MKISDEIVKQQFVQREYGLAHSTYDNELDFYQLVSSGDVKAVSGMLQTGEEDEAVLAARGILSDDKIRNQRYHEIVLVAMISRFCIEEGMEEMESYNLSDFYINKLDKAQTKQQIINVHNQLIMDYARRMKRVKKKAAISPHCVRAMDYVYDHLNERIEITGIAEFVGVERSYLSKLFHKEVGQTISDYIMEKKLQTARNMLLYSDFSCTEISQYLAFASNSYFTKCFRNRFGSTPSAYRRTNYRKHWKETKS, encoded by the coding sequence ATGAAGATATCGGATGAGATAGTAAAGCAGCAATTTGTGCAGAGGGAATATGGACTGGCACATTCCACATATGACAACGAGCTGGATTTCTACCAGCTTGTGAGCAGTGGTGATGTGAAGGCAGTGTCAGGTATGCTGCAGACGGGAGAGGAGGATGAGGCGGTTCTTGCTGCAAGGGGCATATTGTCAGATGATAAGATCCGCAATCAGAGATATCATGAGATAGTACTAGTGGCGATGATATCCAGATTCTGCATAGAAGAGGGCATGGAAGAGATGGAGAGCTACAATCTCAGTGACTTCTATATTAATAAGCTGGACAAGGCGCAGACTAAACAGCAGATCATAAACGTACATAATCAGTTGATCATGGACTATGCCAGACGGATGAAAAGGGTGAAAAAGAAAGCAGCGATATCACCGCATTGTGTAAGGGCGATGGATTATGTGTATGATCATCTGAACGAAAGAATAGAAATTACAGGGATTGCAGAATTTGTGGGAGTGGAACGTTCGTATCTGAGTAAACTATTCCATAAGGAGGTTGGGCAGACAATTTCTGATTACATCATGGAGAAGAAACTCCAGACCGCAAGAAATATGTTGCTTTACTCGGACTTTTCCTGCACAGAGATATCCCAGTATCTTGCATTTGCGTCCAACAGTTACTTTACAAAATGCTTCAGAAACAGGTTTGGCAGTACTCCGAGTGCATATCGCAGGACAAATTACAGAAAACATTGGAAAGAGACGAAATCATAG
- a CDS encoding Mur ligase family protein — MSSFRFHVALAAAKLSKGLIQLLGRNGTHTPGVIALKICPDFLAQAPKAPLTICVTGTNGKTTCSNLITDVLEKDGRRVVSNRTGSNIVPGCTTNVINSLTFTGKVRVDATVFEVDERASRLILPYVKPDYLVVTGLFRDSLKRNAHPDYIFSVIDTYCPDSAKVILNADELCSSMLKKDSYRVFYGIGKQPDDKTEPYNLIADYQICPNCGEKLKYNYLRYHHIGDVVCPKCGLHSPDKKYLATDIDREKMTITIQEGDKKTVYPLIHTALFNIYNEVTVISALREIGLSAERVKELMGQIHIPDSRHNETTVNGVTVIQALSKGQSAVSSSRTFEYVANEEGKKAILLAMDDLEDRQKSIEFSGWIYDLEYEQFNRDDVVQVICTGPRCYDHKVRCLLAGIPEEKILTNLSEVAAADDVTIDGVDRIYILYDCENYGMSCEMKKKIIKRLEGDK; from the coding sequence ATGTCATCTTTTAGATTTCATGTGGCTCTCGCAGCCGCAAAACTGAGTAAGGGACTCATTCAGCTCTTGGGTAGAAACGGTACCCACACACCTGGAGTTATAGCCCTTAAGATATGTCCGGATTTTCTGGCACAGGCTCCAAAGGCACCGCTTACTATATGTGTCACAGGAACAAATGGCAAGACAACCTGTAGCAACCTGATAACTGATGTTCTGGAGAAAGATGGAAGAAGAGTTGTCAGCAACAGAACAGGTTCTAATATCGTTCCAGGCTGTACGACAAATGTCATCAACAGTCTGACATTTACAGGAAAAGTCAGAGTGGACGCCACTGTATTTGAGGTGGATGAGCGTGCATCAAGACTGATACTTCCATATGTGAAGCCGGATTATCTCGTTGTGACAGGACTTTTCAGAGATTCTCTCAAGAGAAATGCTCACCCTGATTATATTTTCAGTGTCATAGATACCTACTGCCCTGATTCGGCAAAGGTTATACTGAATGCGGACGAGCTCTGCTCAAGCATGCTGAAGAAAGATAGCTACAGAGTGTTCTATGGAATCGGCAAGCAGCCTGATGACAAGACTGAGCCGTATAATCTTATTGCGGATTATCAGATCTGCCCTAACTGCGGCGAGAAATTGAAGTACAATTATCTCAGATATCATCACATCGGTGATGTGGTATGTCCAAAGTGTGGACTTCACTCACCAGACAAGAAATATCTGGCAACCGATATAGACAGAGAGAAGATGACAATTACTATACAGGAGGGAGACAAGAAGACAGTTTATCCACTGATCCACACAGCTCTCTTCAATATATATAATGAAGTTACAGTTATATCGGCACTGCGCGAGATCGGCCTCTCGGCTGAGAGGGTAAAGGAACTCATGGGTCAGATCCATATTCCAGACTCCCGTCACAATGAGACCACAGTTAATGGTGTTACGGTCATTCAGGCACTCTCAAAGGGACAGAGTGCAGTTTCCTCATCCAGAACATTTGAGTATGTGGCAAATGAGGAGGGAAAGAAGGCTATCCTTCTTGCGATGGATGATCTCGAGGACAGACAGAAGAGTATAGAGTTCTCAGGCTGGATATATGATCTGGAGTATGAGCAGTTCAACCGAGATGATGTTGTACAGGTCATCTGTACTGGACCTAGATGCTACGACCACAAGGTGAGATGTCTGCTGGCAGGTATCCCGGAGGAGAAGATACTCACAAATCTCAGCGAGGTTGCTGCGGCAGATGATGTGACTATAGATGGCGTCGACAGAATATACATCCTGTATGACTGCGAGAACTACGGAATGTCATGTGAGATGAAGAAGAAGATAATCAAGAGACTGGAGGGTGACAAATAA
- a CDS encoding beta-galactosidase, with amino-acid sequence MNKNKLFPQINGILHGGDYNAEQWLDRPDILAKDIEMMKEAGMTSATLGVFSWSAYEPIEGEYHFDWLKDVMDNLYNAGIYTVLATPSGGKPAWMAQKYPEIRRVDSYDVREHQGVRENHCMSSPIYREKVYNIIRQLHAHVGNHPGLIMWHVSNELGGECYCRLCVKRFQNYLAEKFDHDINKLNKAWWTTFWSHSYNSFSQIEPPYKNGDFSIMGLNLEWKRFTTWNMNDYMKSEIKLLRELTPDIPITTNFMQLYEGLDYRPMAKELDVISWDSYPRFHNDYESLADVMGQNTFDHAVMRSMKKDKPFMLMESAPGLVNWHPYNKLKRPGIHKLFSYNAIACGSDTVQYFQWRKGRGSFEQYHGAVVDHLGTNDTRIFKEVAALGNELAGLSEITGTLIRSKVALLFDWDNMWAIDDVKALGQESKKYPETCMSVYKELTKLGVDVDVIASDDPLDDYDVIVAPMLYMLRDGAAESLAAFVKRGGQLLATYFTGYVDKNQLCILGGFPGNGLADVFGVISEEIDTLYPSDRNSVTFTDGSSCGLRDYAEILRVGTAEVLGTYDSDFYAGNAAVTVNSYGKGKAYYVAARIDYSKLGEIMERMLADTGIATKCLPDGVQYHRRYADDGTSFGFYLNNTDEPQSISDVHGTNIQTQNVVDGELELTPLGVAIIKEKQLI; translated from the coding sequence ATGAACAAAAACAAGCTTTTTCCACAGATAAACGGAATACTACACGGCGGTGATTACAATGCTGAACAGTGGCTTGACCGCCCTGATATTCTGGCAAAGGATATCGAGATGATGAAGGAGGCAGGAATGACTTCCGCCACTCTTGGCGTTTTCTCATGGTCAGCTTACGAACCTATTGAGGGCGAATATCATTTTGACTGGCTGAAAGACGTTATGGATAATCTTTATAATGCTGGGATTTACACAGTTCTCGCAACGCCATCTGGTGGCAAACCGGCATGGATGGCGCAGAAATATCCCGAGATCAGACGTGTGGATTCCTATGATGTACGGGAACACCAGGGTGTACGTGAAAACCACTGCATGAGCTCACCTATTTACAGAGAAAAGGTCTACAATATCATCCGTCAGCTCCATGCCCATGTGGGAAACCATCCGGGACTCATCATGTGGCATGTGTCAAATGAGCTTGGCGGCGAGTGCTACTGCCGTCTCTGTGTGAAAAGATTTCAGAATTACCTCGCAGAGAAGTTCGACCACGACATAAACAAGCTGAACAAAGCATGGTGGACCACCTTCTGGAGTCACTCATACAACAGTTTCTCACAGATTGAGCCACCTTACAAAAATGGTGATTTCAGTATCATGGGGCTGAACCTTGAATGGAAGAGATTTACCACATGGAACATGAACGATTACATGAAGTCAGAGATAAAGCTTCTCCGGGAGCTCACCCCTGACATACCTATAACGACCAACTTTATGCAGCTCTACGAAGGTCTTGACTACAGACCAATGGCAAAGGAACTCGACGTGATCTCCTGGGATTCATACCCTAGATTCCACAACGACTATGAAAGCCTTGCGGATGTCATGGGGCAGAACACATTTGACCACGCAGTCATGAGATCCATGAAGAAGGATAAGCCTTTCATGCTTATGGAGAGTGCTCCGGGGCTTGTAAACTGGCATCCATATAACAAACTCAAAAGACCGGGCATCCACAAGCTGTTCTCATACAACGCTATAGCATGCGGTTCTGACACTGTTCAGTACTTCCAGTGGCGAAAGGGCAGAGGCTCATTTGAACAGTATCACGGAGCTGTCGTCGACCATCTTGGAACAAATGACACCAGGATATTTAAGGAGGTTGCCGCTCTCGGCAACGAACTTGCCGGACTCTCCGAGATAACCGGAACGCTCATCAGATCAAAAGTGGCACTGCTATTCGACTGGGACAATATGTGGGCTATAGATGATGTCAAGGCATTAGGTCAGGAATCAAAAAAATATCCTGAGACCTGCATGTCTGTATACAAGGAACTGACAAAGCTTGGTGTCGACGTAGATGTGATCGCATCCGATGATCCGCTTGACGACTATGATGTGATCGTGGCTCCTATGCTCTATATGCTCAGGGACGGTGCTGCAGAATCTCTCGCTGCATTTGTAAAGAGAGGCGGGCAGCTCCTGGCTACATACTTCACCGGTTACGTGGACAAGAATCAGCTCTGCATCCTTGGGGGATTCCCGGGAAATGGGCTTGCAGATGTATTCGGAGTCATCAGTGAGGAGATCGATACTCTGTACCCATCTGACAGAAACAGCGTGACATTCACAGATGGAAGTTCATGTGGACTCCGGGACTATGCGGAGATCCTGAGAGTTGGAACAGCGGAAGTGCTGGGAACATACGATTCTGATTTCTATGCAGGAAATGCAGCAGTGACAGTGAACAGCTACGGCAAAGGCAAGGCCTACTACGTAGCTGCAAGAATAGATTACAGCAAACTTGGTGAGATCATGGAGCGGATGCTGGCAGATACCGGAATAGCAACCAAATGTCTGCCTGACGGAGTTCAGTATCACCGCAGATACGCAGATGACGGAACCTCATTTGGTTTCTACCTAAATAATACCGATGAACCTCAGTCCATATCCGATGTTCATGGAACCAATATTCAGACTCAGAATGTAGTTGATGGAGAGCTTGAGTTAACCCCGCTCGGAGTCGCCATCATCAAAGAAAAACAATTAATATAA
- a CDS encoding glycoside hydrolase family 5 protein, which produces MKTLDGFKKGVNLGGWLSQGPLDKEHLDTFITEKDIARIASWGLDHVRLPIDYDNFENEDGSDKEYGYAYIDSCIEWCRKYKLNMVLDLHKTYGYIFDDEAHLLEFFHEKPLQERFYGIWRKLIDRYAKDADMIMFEPLNEVVSPTVVNEWNEISSKCIEIIRAKAPTAKILLGGVGYNAVTSIKLLPHHNDENIVYNFHCYEPMVFTHQSAYWVTGMPSDFHIEYPGDFNDYMEKSRQIEGCMHGAITESSLGLNSIGPDLFERMFLDGIKAVEERDGFMYCGEYGVIDQAPLDGTLNWYKDIHSVFEKYGIGRAAWNYKEKDYGLEGEHYAPIISELVKYM; this is translated from the coding sequence ATGAAAACTTTAGACGGATTCAAAAAAGGTGTAAACTTAGGCGGATGGCTTTCACAGGGACCACTTGACAAGGAGCATCTTGACACATTTATCACAGAAAAAGATATTGCAAGAATAGCATCTTGGGGACTTGACCATGTTCGTCTTCCTATCGATTACGATAATTTTGAAAACGAGGACGGAAGCGATAAGGAATACGGCTACGCTTACATCGATTCATGCATTGAGTGGTGCCGGAAGTACAAACTCAACATGGTCCTTGACCTGCACAAGACATATGGATATATATTTGACGACGAGGCTCATCTTCTTGAATTCTTCCACGAGAAACCTCTTCAGGAAAGATTCTATGGAATATGGAGAAAGCTTATAGACAGATATGCTAAGGATGCAGACATGATAATGTTCGAGCCGTTGAACGAGGTCGTAAGTCCAACCGTTGTAAACGAGTGGAATGAGATATCAAGCAAATGCATCGAGATTATCCGTGCGAAAGCACCTACTGCCAAGATCCTGCTCGGTGGGGTTGGCTACAATGCTGTTACATCTATAAAGCTTCTCCCTCATCACAACGATGAGAACATAGTTTACAATTTCCACTGTTACGAGCCAATGGTATTTACCCACCAGTCTGCTTACTGGGTAACAGGTATGCCTTCAGATTTCCATATCGAATATCCGGGGGATTTCAATGACTACATGGAGAAATCCCGCCAGATCGAAGGGTGTATGCATGGGGCCATCACCGAGAGTAGCCTTGGACTTAATTCCATCGGACCTGATTTGTTCGAAAGAATGTTCCTCGACGGCATCAAGGCTGTTGAAGAAAGAGACGGATTTATGTACTGCGGCGAATATGGTGTTATAGATCAGGCACCACTTGACGGAACTCTGAACTGGTACAAAGATATCCATTCTGTATTTGAAAAGTACGGAATAGGCCGCGCAGCATGGAACTACAAGGAAAAGGACTACGGTCTTGAGGGCGAGCACTATGCGCCTATCATCAGCGAGCTTGTCAAATATATGTAA
- the pap gene encoding polyphosphate:AMP phosphotransferase has product MLKDWNKPERPSDEEIDARLKIARENLTRNQIKVKEGKIPVFVIFEGWGAAGKGSLVGRIIKNMDPRFFQVESVKYSTDEEKRRPFLYKYFTRIPEQGEFVFLDGGWMRDIVGGKMSGELSDKEYRKRVDSTKRFERTLADNGYLVMKFFFQIDKHEQKKRLAALLEDETTKWRVSKHDLKQNKKYDEYLEAFDSFMYDTNLSNAPWYMIDAKERKWAELQILDIINQGVETALLNQGHAVPILQNTFALKKIPKLSEVSLDRKLTDEEYKEELGKLQKKLGRLHNELYQKKIPVIIGYEGWDAAGKGGNIKRIAEALDARGYVVNPIASPEPHEKARHFLWRFWTRLPKSGHVAIFDRTWYGRVMVERLEGFCSENDWQRAYNEINEFEKELHDWGAIVIKFWVQIDKNTQLERFTLRQNTPEKRWKITDEDWRNRDKWDSYEVAVDEMLEKTNTSFAPWHILESNDKKYARIKALKIVIKAIEDKLEQLDN; this is encoded by the coding sequence ATGTTAAAGGACTGGAATAAGCCTGAGCGTCCATCGGATGAAGAGATAGACGCAAGGTTAAAGATCGCCAGAGAGAATCTGACGCGCAATCAGATCAAGGTTAAGGAAGGCAAGATACCTGTATTTGTAATATTTGAGGGCTGGGGAGCCGCAGGTAAGGGAAGTCTTGTCGGAAGGATCATCAAGAATATGGATCCTAGATTTTTTCAGGTGGAGTCGGTAAAGTATTCCACTGACGAGGAAAAACGCAGACCATTCCTGTACAAGTATTTTACAAGAATACCAGAGCAGGGGGAGTTTGTATTTCTGGATGGTGGCTGGATGAGGGACATAGTAGGTGGCAAGATGTCCGGGGAACTGTCAGATAAGGAATACAGGAAGAGAGTTGACAGTACCAAGAGATTCGAGAGAACCTTGGCGGACAACGGATATCTGGTCATGAAATTCTTCTTCCAGATAGACAAGCACGAACAGAAGAAGCGGCTTGCTGCGCTTCTTGAAGATGAAACTACGAAGTGGAGAGTGTCTAAGCATGATCTGAAGCAGAACAAAAAGTACGACGAGTATCTTGAGGCGTTCGACAGCTTTATGTATGACACCAATCTGTCAAATGCTCCGTGGTACATGATAGATGCAAAGGAGAGAAAATGGGCAGAACTTCAGATACTTGACATCATAAATCAGGGCGTGGAGACTGCGCTGCTCAATCAGGGGCATGCTGTACCTATACTGCAGAATACATTTGCGCTCAAGAAGATTCCGAAACTTTCCGAGGTGTCTCTCGATAGGAAACTGACGGATGAGGAGTACAAGGAAGAACTCGGCAAGCTGCAGAAGAAGCTCGGCAGACTGCACAATGAACTTTATCAGAAGAAGATACCGGTCATCATCGGATACGAGGGCTGGGATGCGGCAGGCAAAGGTGGAAATATCAAAAGGATAGCGGAGGCACTTGATGCCCGTGGTTATGTGGTAAATCCTATAGCAAGTCCGGAGCCGCATGAGAAGGCAAGGCATTTTCTGTGGAGATTTTGGACAAGACTTCCAAAGTCCGGGCATGTGGCTATATTTGACAGAACCTGGTATGGAAGAGTCATGGTTGAGAGACTTGAGGGATTCTGCTCGGAGAATGATTGGCAGCGTGCATACAACGAGATAAATGAGTTCGAGAAGGAGCTGCACGACTGGGGTGCCATCGTCATCAAGTTCTGGGTCCAGATAGACAAAAACACGCAGCTTGAGAGATTCACACTCAGGCAGAACACGCCTGAGAAACGCTGGAAGATCACTGATGAGGATTGGCGTAACCGTGACAAATGGGATAGCTACGAGGTGGCGGTGGATGAGATGCTGGAAAAGACTAACACAAGCTTTGCACCTTGGCACATATTGGAGTCAAATGATAAAAAGTATGCAAGAATAAAAGCCCTCAAGATCGTGATTAAGGCAATAGAGGATAAGCTGGAACAGCTCGACAATTAA